TGGTACACTAAAGAGAGGTGGATGATGAGGAAAAAAGTATTGTTGTTTTTAATGCCTCTGAGATATTATTGTGCCTTGTTACTTCTATTTCTTCCTCGTATATCATTTTGGTTCTAAGCCTTCCTCTCATTTTTATGTCAGTACAATGAATGACGTTGAAGGGTCCTAAAACCCAATTTTTTCATTATTATTTCTCCTTAGAAGATGTGTATTAAGGTACTGCTGTGGTTTGGGTTTAAACTTTAAATGCGGTTCACTGCTACTCTGGATTCCTTTTAACCAATTTAAattcaataaaaatatttttcacgACATAGATTCTTTAAACTTCTCAAACTTGGCCAAAAACATACTTTGATGAGCGCTGATGCTAATATAAAACTGGAATAGCAggaaaattgaaataaaaattgctaGCACATTCCAATCTCACAGACAGAAagttttaaatttaaattttagagATCTTTGATGGATGCTTCAAACCTCCTCTATTGATCTCTGTTGGCTCTCTGTTGGTTCTCCCCGACTAGGCCAGTTTGCAGTTTGCACATAATAGCTGAAAAGTTAAAACTATTTTACTAGAGTCGTAATTGCAGCAAAAGTTCTATAAAAAAATTAccatatttattcaatcatacAATGAAAAACTGAATTGCACCGTTTCATGGTGGTTCACCTATAATCATCCAACAAACCAACACATGTTGTAGTTCTGCTTGGTAAGACAGATGTTATGAGTCTTATGACTTCATAGAATATAGAAGAGACTGGGATCAGGTTCAACTTACAAACAAAAGAAATTAACCAAAACGGAAGAAAAACAAACCACCACCAATTGTGGACGCAAAAATACACATGGAAGAGAGAAAGAACAAGCTGAACCTGGAAACTTAAAAGGAACTCCAGTGACTAAGTATGGTACTACTATGCAGAGTTTGGAGTCATATTGCTCCCCTCGAGAACAGAAAAATCAGATGGTCCAACAGAGTCCATGAATCCTCTTACTGACATTTCTGGAAAAGCACTCTTTCCTAGCACATCCTGGTCTAGGAAAATTACGACAACCGTAATATCATCATGGAAGAACCGCCTAATACCCTTCTCAACTTTCTTAAGGTCATAATACCTCATTTCTCTTTTCCTTGCTGCCTCCACAAGAGCTGTTTGAACGAGTCTTTTTGCTATTCCCTGCACCAGAgaaagataaaagagaatataaaAAGTGAGAAACTGAGATTATGATTGGACTTTAAAAGAGATATGGCAGACCTAAGGTTGGAGAAAATAAAAGCTTACCGATCTTGGGGACTTATGAACTATATCAACAGCTTCCTGGTTCGTCAAATGCTCCCAAAGCCCATCAGATGCAAATATCAGGAATTTATCTTGTGGACGTACAGCTCTTGTATATATGGATGGTACAGCTGACAGCACAGGTCGGCCGAGGGGTTCTGTGAGCCGGAAACGCGGGAATGATGGATCCAGAGAAAATTCTGGCCTCTTCAAATACGCATCCCCTATAGATCTAGATACCTAGAAAGGCAAACATGGAAATATTCTAAATGATAGTACAAGCATTTAATGTAGTAGGGATATAAGATCTATCTAACACTCTAATGTATATTATGATCATTATTGGTACTACTAACTGGTGGTAAATTTTTGTCTGCACCATACATCGGTTTGAATGCAAGAAATATTAGCAATTGCTTAGAAGACCAACCTGAATGATGCCTTTAACACGCCAAACACCATGTTTCAAAACTACAATCTGTGAATCATCAGGATGTTGGGACTTCAACTCTTGTCTGACTTCCTCCAAACTTGCATTATGATCTCTAGTCAATTGCTCAGCAATTATTTTATTTGACCTACCTAAAGAACCTATAACAGCTCGCGAATCACCCAAGTTTGCAATATATAGCATTCCTTTCCAGATAACTCCCACCAAACAACAAGACCCAACGGCAGCAATTAGAGGTTTTATTCCACATGTCCTACGCACAAGGGTAAGAAACCCATCTTCTGTTGCAGAAAAAGCATTCCCAAGAACATCTTCAGAGATGTTCCCATTTTCTCGAGCAAGtcctgaaaaaaaaaagaatccagCATAAGACTGTAGAACAACAAAAATGCCGATTGTTGCAAGTAAAATCCTCAATTCTCAAACCAACAACTAAAGTGTAATTGGCAACAGCGCAAGTATCTCCTTGTACAAAACCATCAAACTAGTGTTTGTGCATAGAAACTAGAGAGCCAGAATAAATCCCTTATAGATACCAATATATTCCTAAGCCATTTAGCCCTATCATATAAGTTATGATTATCATCTAACATCATACCAGATAGTTTTTTAAATTTCTACCAGTCATCACGTATGGATTCCAAGTTTTAAAATGCTCCAAGACTTCATGAGAATGACATCTCCTGTATAGAAATTCATCCCACAAAGCCTGGGACCATCATTCATGCATAACCCATTCAAGCCCATCTAAATGATAGGCAGTATCTAATTTTGCTTTAGTTTTCCTAAACTATGATCACAGCAACAACACCAAACCCCATAAGATGAATTCAGTGCTATAAACCGATAATTTTGCAAGTATTattagattgttttttttttggaagcatattattagatatttattttgtattcagtTGAACTTTAGATCCAAACTAGAAACCCTCAGATCCAATTCTTGAAggaaaaaagaaacagaaaaagaaaaatgatgtTGACAAGAAAACGTAAGACTCTCAGTCATAAGTATTAAACAGCCAACCAAAGTCCTCAAACTTTGACCACCGCAGATTGTATTTGTATATATATCACAGGAGGGCTAGCATAACCAACACCATTAATAACCTTTAATTGCAAAGCTATCAATGGAGAAGAAACAAGAACAGTTAAATACGAATTATAGTTAGAAATGacagaaaattcaagagaaaagaagtacTAACTCATAAGATGAAGAAATAGGTGATCTCGAACAAATCTAGAAGCTTCAGGACCACCATGACCATCGTAAACACCAATAAACGTAGAATTTTTTCCTATCTCAACTTGACTATGATCCTCTATAATTTCATTGGCTTGCACAACAGCAAAAGAAAATTCTCCAAGTGAATGACGATCAAGATCTCTACACCAAAGTAAAGAATCATCAATTCCACTACCTAACTCATCATCCTTGTTCATACGTGCGTACTGTCTGACTGGACGTAAACATACTGCTACAATCCTTGCCAACCTTGAAAACATCCCTCATTTCCTCAATAAAGAAACCCTTATTTCAATTCTTATAAAGATCTCCCTCTTTAAGAAATCTTCAGTCAATCAGAATTCTGCTGTTGGATCAAAAATGAGGCTCAAAACAAAGAATTGTGGTGGAAAGCACCATCGGAAGTGAGATTAagaagtgaaattagggtttgaaaaagaagaaagagtaattgttagggttttggatcagaaAGAGAAcagttattttattttctttctcttcttcgaaGAGAAGGAACTACCAAAATGGGAAAGTTAGAGGGAGGCAGCAAGGCTTGTGTGAATTGTgaactgtaaaaaagaagaaacaagGAAAGAAAATCAAGTCTTTATGTGGTCCAATTTTCAAGAATGATTTACCCTTAAACCGCGGATACTTGTTTCATTTACGAGATTGCCATTTTGTTGTTATCACCCTATCCTTTAATGGAAGTCAGCGGATAAGCACATTCATCTATCTCTGCCTTCTTCTCCTACTCCTCCACAGTCCACACCCATATCAAGAAAATTAACGGA
This portion of the Papaver somniferum cultivar HN1 chromosome 11, ASM357369v1, whole genome shotgun sequence genome encodes:
- the LOC113323434 gene encoding probable protein phosphatase 2C 25 — protein: MFSRLARIVAVCLRPVRQYARMNKDDELGSGIDDSLLWCRDLDRHSLGEFSFAVVQANEIIEDHSQVEIGKNSTFIGVYDGHGGPEASRFVRDHLFLHLMRLARENGNISEDVLGNAFSATEDGFLTLVRRTCGIKPLIAAVGSCCLVGVIWKGMLYIANLGDSRAVIGSLGRSNKIIAEQLTRDHNASLEEVRQELKSQHPDDSQIVVLKHGVWRVKGIIQVSRSIGDAYLKRPEFSLDPSFPRFRLTEPLGRPVLSAVPSIYTRAVRPQDKFLIFASDGLWEHLTNQEAVDIVHKSPRSGIAKRLVQTALVEAARKREMRYYDLKKVEKGIRRFFHDDITVVVIFLDQDVLGKSAFPEMSVRGFMDSVGPSDFSVLEGSNMTPNSA